CCCAAGAAATTCTATCATTCAAGTTTCTGATAATGATGCAGTTGAGAGAGCGACAGTAGTCTCATTGCCTGAAAAAGATGACAAGTTGATTATTGCTGAGTGGGATCCATACTCAACTCCAACTATTGCTGAAGAAGCCGGTGTGGTTAGTTTTGAGGATATTGAGCCAGGATATAGTGCGACTGAGCAAGCAGATGAAGCGACTGGACAAAGACGTCTTGTTATCAATGAGTATTTGCCAAGCGGTGTAAAACCTGCGATTATTATCGCTACTAAAAAAGGAAATTTAATTAAGTATCCGCTTGATCCAAAAACTGCGATCTTTGTCTCAAGTGGCGATGAAGTAGCTCAAGCTGATATTTTGGCTAAGACTCCAAAAGCTGTTGCTAAGTCAAAAGATATTACCGGTGGTCTTCCAAGAGTTAGTGAGCTATTTGAAGCAAGACGTCCTAAAAATACAGCTATCGTTGCAGAGATTGATGGTGTGGTTAGATTTGATAAGCCACTTCGCTCAAAAGAGCGCATAATCATCCAAGCTGAAGATGGCACAACTGCTGAGTATTTGATCGAGAAAAGTCGTCAGATTCAAGTAAGAGATGGGGAATTTGTCCACGCTGGCGAGAAACTAACTGATGGGCTAATCTCAAGCCACGATATTTTAAGAATTCTTGGCGAAAAAGCGCTTCATTATTATTTGATTAGCGAGATTCAACAAGTTTATCGTCGCCAAGGTGTTGCGATCGCAGATAAACATATCGAGATCATCGTCTCTCAAATGCTTCGCCAGGTTAAAATCGTTGATAGTGGAAATACAAATTTCATAGTTGGCGATATGGTCTCAAGAAATAAATTTAAAGAAGAGAATGAGCGCATCATGAACATGGGTGGTGAGCCAGCTATTGCTGAGCCGATTCTTCTTGGTGTTACAAGAGCGGCTATCGGAAGTGATAGTGTGATCTCTGCTGCATCGTTCCAAGAGACAACTAAGGTTTTAACAGAAGCATCGATTGCTGCTAAATTTGACTATCTTGAAGATCTAAAAGAGAACGTTATCCTCGGACGTATGATCCCAGTTGGAACTGGTTTTTATAAAGATAAAAAAGTAAAAATCAAAGAAAACTAATACTTCAAGCCCCTATTTTTGGGGCTTAACTACTTTATAAAATTAAATCAATTAAAAATTTATAAGCTATTAACTATCACCTAATAAAATCCTTATCTTTAAATCACATCATGGAGAATTTATGAAAAACGTTGATCTTGGACTTTTATTTATACGTTTAGGACTTGGTATCTGCCTTTTTATGCATGGTTTTGGTAAAATTTTACATGGACTTAGTGGAGTAAAAGGTATATTAGTAAATGCTGGATTACCTGGATTTTTGGCATATTTTTCTTACCTTGGAGAGCTCTTAGCACCCATCATGTTAATTATTGGTTTTTATTCAAGAGTAGGCGCTATCCTAGTTTTAGGTACTAGTATTACTATTTTATACTCGTACTATGGATTTGCAAATTTATTTGCATTAAATGAGGTTAATGGCTTTAAATCGGAACTTATCTATCTTTATATTGCTATTTCACTTTGTATTCTTTTGATAGGTAGTGGCAAATATGCTATCAAACAAGACTAATACAAAATAAAGACAGCAGAGTTTTATAAAATCAAGAATTTATAAAATCAAGAATTAGATGAGTAAGTCTAACTTATTAACCGTTATTTAAGTTTATTTTAAATAAAATTAGGTCTTTTTAATAAATTTAGTTGAAAGGAATTATTGTGCCAACCATAAATCAATTGGTCAGAAAAGAACGCAAGAAAGTGACTGTTAAGTCAAAATCTCCAGCGTTAAAAGAGTGCCCTCAAAGAAGAGGAGTTTGCACTAGGGTTTATACTACAACTCCTAAAAAACCAAACTCAGCTTTGAGGAAAGTTGCCAAAGTCAGGCTAACAAGCGGTTTTGAAGTCATCAGCTATATCGGTGGTGAAGGTCACAACCTACAAGAACACAGTATCGTTTTAGTTCGCGGCGGTAGGGTTAAAGACTTACCAGGTGTTAAATATCACATCGTTCGTGGTGCACTTGATACTGCTGGTGTTGCAAAAAGAACAGTTTCTCGTTCTAAATATGGTGCGAAACGCCCTAAAGCTGGCGCTGCAGCTGCAACAAAAAAGTAAAAATTTAGGTTCGCAGACGTTGCTAAAATTTGCAAACGTTTGAGTAAAATTTCATAAAAATTTGAAGGAAAGATCAAAATGAGAAGAAGAAAAGCCCCTGTAAGGGAAGTCTTACCTGATCCGATTTACGGAAATAAAATAATCACTAAATTTATTAATTCTCTTATGTATGATGGCAAAAA
The DNA window shown above is from Campylobacter concisus and carries:
- a CDS encoding DoxX family protein; protein product: MKNVDLGLLFIRLGLGICLFMHGFGKILHGLSGVKGILVNAGLPGFLAYFSYLGELLAPIMLIIGFYSRVGAILVLGTSITILYSYYGFANLFALNEVNGFKSELIYLYIAISLCILLIGSGKYAIKQD
- the rpsL gene encoding 30S ribosomal protein S12: MPTINQLVRKERKKVTVKSKSPALKECPQRRGVCTRVYTTTPKKPNSALRKVAKVRLTSGFEVISYIGGEGHNLQEHSIVLVRGGRVKDLPGVKYHIVRGALDTAGVAKRTVSRSKYGAKRPKAGAAAATKK